One region of Culex pipiens pallens isolate TS chromosome 2, TS_CPP_V2, whole genome shotgun sequence genomic DNA includes:
- the LOC120423208 gene encoding uncharacterized protein LOC120423208, which yields MKAFVVCAMVVAIVAGAAVDKKDAEKSAAPAEGEKKQDKRGLWDLGYGYESSHHGWEPSLKLSHGWEDPHVTTIIKKEHVPVPYEVEKHVPYPVKVPYPVTVEKHVPVVVEKKVPVYIEKPVAYPVKVPYKVKEYVEVPKPYPVHIEKPYPVIVKKPVYVEKTVPVVVKSHGWEPHHSHSYSEISHSWH from the exons ATGAAG GCTTTCGTTGTTTGTGCTATGGTCGTTGCCATCGTGGCTGGTGCCGCGGTGGACAAGAAGGACGCTGAGAAGTCGGCGGCCCCGGCGGAAGGTGAGAAGAAGCAGGACAAGCGTGGCCTGTGGGATCTGGGCTACGGATACGAGTCGTCGCACCATGGCTGGGAGCCCTCTCTGAAGTTGTCCCACGGATGGGAAGATCCTCATGTAACCACCATCATCAAGAAGGAGCACGTCCCGGTCCCATATGAGGTCGAGAAGCACGTCCCGTACCCGGTGAAGGTCCCATACCCAGTGACCGTCGAGAAGCACGTCCCAGTTGTCGTTGAGAAGAAGGTCCCGGTCTACATCGAGAAACCAGTGGCCTACCCAGTCAAGGTGCCGTACAAGGTCAAGGAGTACGTCGAAGTGCCCAAGCCATACCCAGTCCACATTGAGAAGCCCTACCCAGTCATCGTGAAGAAGCCCGTGTACGTCGAGAAGACCGTCCCAGTGGTCGTCAAGTCCCACGGCTGGGAGCCCCACCACAGCCACTCCTACTCCGAGATCTCTCACTCGTGGCACTAA